In Vibrio hippocampi, a single genomic region encodes these proteins:
- the iscR gene encoding Fe-S cluster assembly transcriptional regulator IscR: protein MRLTSKGRYAVTAMLDVALHSQQNPVPLADISERQGISLSYLEQLFSKLRKAGLVASVRGPGGGYRLGAEATDISIGTVIAAVDESVDATKCSGKGDCQGGTRCLTHTLWRDLSSRISDFLNNITLGELMVDNEVLEISGRQDIDLAVNHGFARKSTSTNPLGINVRS, encoded by the coding sequence ATGAGACTAACATCTAAAGGAAGATATGCAGTAACAGCGATGCTCGATGTCGCACTGCACTCACAGCAAAACCCAGTGCCGCTTGCGGATATTTCGGAAAGACAAGGTATCTCATTGTCTTACTTAGAACAGCTGTTTTCTAAGTTGCGTAAAGCAGGTCTGGTGGCTAGTGTACGTGGTCCAGGTGGAGGCTATCGTTTGGGTGCAGAGGCAACAGACATCTCGATTGGCACTGTGATTGCAGCTGTAGATGAGTCAGTGGATGCCACGAAATGCTCAGGCAAGGGCGATTGCCAAGGCGGAACTCGCTGTCTGACGCATACATTATGGAGAGATTTAAGCTCTCGTATCAGCGACTTTTTAAACAACATTACTCTCGGTGAGTTAATGGTTGATAACGAAGTATTAGAAATTTCAGGCCGACAAGATATCGATCTTGCGGTAAATCACGGATTTGCAAGAAAAAGTACCAGTACGAACCCTTTGGGTATCAATGTACGCTCTTAA
- a CDS encoding IscS subfamily cysteine desulfurase, translating to MKLPIYLDYSATCPVDPRVADKMVQFMTMDGTFGNPASRSHRFGWQAEEAVDNAREQIADLLNADPREIVFTSGATESDNLAIKGAAHFYSKKGKHIITCKTEHKAVLDPCRQLEREGFEVTYLQPEPNGLIDLTKLEAAMREDTVLVSIMHVNNEIGVVQDITAIGELCRSKKIVFHVDAAQSAGKLPIDVQEMKVDLISLSAHKAYGPKGIGALYVRRKPRIRLEAQMHGGGHERGFRSGTLPTHQIVGMGEAFAIAKQDMQKDYEHAKSLRDRLFNGVKGLEAVTVNGDFEQRVPHNLNISFAFVEGESLLMSLKDLAVSSGSACTSASLEPSYVLRALGLDDELAHSSVRFSFGRFTTEEDIDYAIEQITTAVNKLRDMSPLWDMYKEGIDLSTVEWAHH from the coding sequence ATGAAACTGCCGATTTATTTAGATTATTCTGCCACTTGTCCTGTTGACCCTCGCGTTGCGGACAAAATGGTCCAATTTATGACAATGGATGGTACCTTTGGTAACCCAGCGTCACGCTCGCACCGTTTTGGTTGGCAAGCAGAAGAAGCAGTCGATAACGCTCGTGAGCAAATTGCTGATCTATTAAACGCTGACCCGCGTGAAATCGTATTCACTTCGGGTGCTACCGAGTCGGATAACCTAGCGATTAAAGGTGCGGCGCATTTCTACAGCAAGAAAGGCAAGCACATCATCACTTGCAAAACAGAACACAAAGCGGTGCTTGATCCATGCCGTCAACTAGAGCGTGAAGGTTTTGAGGTTACATATCTTCAGCCAGAACCGAATGGTCTGATCGATCTGACCAAGTTAGAAGCGGCGATGCGTGAAGATACGGTGTTAGTGTCTATTATGCATGTCAACAATGAAATTGGCGTGGTTCAAGATATTACGGCAATCGGCGAGTTATGCCGTAGCAAGAAAATTGTATTCCATGTGGACGCGGCTCAATCGGCGGGTAAATTGCCAATCGATGTACAAGAAATGAAAGTTGACCTGATTTCACTTTCAGCTCACAAAGCTTATGGTCCTAAAGGCATTGGTGCACTTTACGTGCGTCGTAAACCACGTATTCGTCTTGAAGCACAGATGCATGGTGGCGGTCATGAGCGCGGTTTCCGGTCAGGTACATTGCCGACTCACCAAATTGTCGGTATGGGTGAAGCATTTGCGATTGCTAAACAAGATATGCAAAAAGACTACGAGCATGCTAAGTCGTTGCGTGATCGCCTATTTAACGGCGTTAAAGGTCTTGAAGCCGTCACAGTGAACGGTGATTTTGAGCAGCGTGTACCACACAACCTAAACATCAGCTTTGCTTTTGTTGAGGGTGAGTCGCTACTGATGTCCCTTAAAGATCTTGCGGTATCATCAGGTTCGGCATGTACATCAGCGAGTCTAGAACCTTCTTATGTGCTTCGTGCTTTAGGTCTAGACGACGAGCTTGCACACAGCTCAGTGCGTTTCTCTTTCGGTCGTTTTACTACCGAAGAAGACATTGATTATGCGATTGAGCAAATCACAACAGCAGTGAACAAATTACGTGACATGTCTCCTCTATGGGATATGTATAAAGAAGGGATTGACTTAAGCACGGTTGAGTGGGCACACCACTAA
- the iscU gene encoding Fe-S cluster assembly scaffold IscU encodes MAYSEKVIDHYENPRNVGSFDKNDPNVGSGMVGAPACGDVMKLQIKVTPEGIIEDAKFKTYGCGSAIASSSLVTEWVKGKSIDEAAAIKNAEIAEELELPPVKVHCSILAEDAIKAAVADYKKKHD; translated from the coding sequence ATGGCGTATAGTGAAAAAGTAATTGACCACTACGAGAACCCAAGAAACGTGGGTTCATTCGATAAAAATGACCCAAATGTGGGTAGTGGTATGGTAGGCGCACCTGCTTGTGGTGACGTAATGAAACTGCAAATCAAGGTAACGCCAGAAGGTATTATCGAAGATGCGAAGTTCAAAACCTACGGCTGTGGTTCTGCTATTGCCTCTAGCTCATTGGTTACTGAGTGGGTAAAAGGTAAATCTATTGATGAAGCTGCAGCAATCAAAAATGCAGAGATTGCCGAAGAGCTTGAGTTGCCGCCAGTGAAAGTTCACTGTTCAATCCTTGCCGAAGATGCCATTAAAGCAGCGGTTGCGGATTACAAGAAAAAGCACGATTAA
- the iscA gene encoding iron-sulfur cluster assembly protein IscA: MAISMTEAAASRVKAFLDNRGKGIGLRLGVKTTGCSGMAYVLEFVDDLDEGDQVFEHAGVKVIIDPKSLVYLDGTELDYVKEGLNEGFEFNNPNAKGECGCGESFNV, translated from the coding sequence ATGGCCATATCAATGACAGAAGCAGCAGCAAGCCGAGTAAAAGCGTTTCTTGATAATCGCGGCAAAGGTATTGGACTCCGCCTAGGCGTGAAAACCACTGGCTGTTCCGGTATGGCTTACGTACTTGAGTTCGTTGATGATCTCGATGAGGGTGATCAAGTCTTTGAGCATGCGGGTGTCAAGGTCATTATCGATCCCAAGAGCCTAGTCTATTTGGACGGTACCGAGTTGGACTATGTCAAAGAAGGCTTGAATGAGGGCTTTGAGTTTAATAACCCAAATGCCAAAGGTGAATGTGGTTGCGGCGAAAGCTTCAACGTTTAG
- the hscB gene encoding co-chaperone HscB: protein MNHFELFGLPVQFQVDGSLLSSQFLELQKRFHPDNFATHSERDRLLAVQKAAQINDAYDVLKRPISRAEYLLAQHGVDIRAEQQTLQDPMFLMEQMELREELEDIADSDTADEQLFDFDTKVSKMYQQQLSELEQHLTASEWPVAADGVRKLKFIAKLQSEIERLEESLLG, encoded by the coding sequence ATGAATCATTTTGAACTCTTTGGGCTACCGGTTCAGTTTCAAGTTGACGGTAGCCTTCTTTCTTCTCAGTTTCTCGAACTGCAAAAGCGTTTTCATCCCGATAACTTTGCCACACACTCAGAACGAGACCGTTTACTCGCAGTACAAAAAGCAGCGCAGATTAATGATGCTTATGATGTATTGAAGCGTCCGATTTCTCGCGCTGAATATCTGCTTGCGCAGCACGGTGTTGATATTAGAGCAGAGCAGCAAACCTTGCAGGATCCTATGTTTCTGATGGAGCAAATGGAATTACGCGAAGAACTGGAAGATATTGCTGATTCGGATACAGCTGATGAACAGCTATTTGACTTTGATACCAAGGTTAGCAAAATGTATCAACAGCAACTGTCTGAGTTAGAGCAGCATTTGACTGCAAGCGAATGGCCAGTGGCCGCAGATGGTGTGCGAAAATTGAAATTTATTGCCAAGCTACAAAGCGAAATAGAACGATTAGAAGAAAGTTTGCTTGGTTGA
- the hscA gene encoding Fe-S protein assembly chaperone HscA, with the protein MALLQIAEPGQSSAPHEHKLAAGIDLGTTNSLVASVRSGEAAPLAATDGSKILPSVVHYSADDISVGLQARNNAAQDPKNTIASVKRLLGRSLEDVQARYPSLPYDFTASDNGLPIIQTPQGAKNPIQVSADILKKLGARAESTLGGELAGVVITVPAYFDDAQRQGTKDAANLAGLHVLRLLNEPTAAAIAYGLDSGQEGIIAVYDLGGGTFDISILRLSRGVFEVLATGGDSALGGDDFDHLIADHLQQQVGLSTLTVQQQRQLLDAATQAKIDLSNSEVAEVNVLGWQGTLTIDECNQLIQPLVKKTLMSCRRALKDAEVTSEDVLQVVMVGGSTRTRLVREMVGDFFGKTPLTSINPDEVVAIGAAIQADVLVGNKPESEMVLLDVLPLSLGIETMGGLVEKIIPRNTTIPVARAQEFTTFKDGQTAMSVHVVQGEREMVEHGRSLARFSLKGIPPMAAGAAHVRVTYQVDADGLLSVTAMEKSTGVKSDIQVKPSYGLSDNEVSDMLQDSMTYAQDDMNARALAEQRVEADRVIEGLIAALQADGDALLEEQEKASLLQAIESLIELRNGDDTAAIEQGIKDTDKASQEFASRRMDKSIREALSGQSVDNL; encoded by the coding sequence ATGGCATTACTTCAGATTGCAGAGCCAGGACAAAGCTCTGCGCCCCATGAACATAAACTTGCCGCAGGTATTGACCTTGGCACTACAAACTCGTTAGTGGCGAGTGTCAGAAGCGGCGAAGCAGCGCCTCTTGCTGCAACGGATGGGTCTAAGATCCTACCTTCTGTCGTGCACTATTCAGCAGACGACATATCGGTAGGTTTGCAGGCTCGCAACAATGCGGCGCAAGATCCCAAAAACACCATTGCTTCGGTAAAGCGTCTTCTAGGTCGTTCGTTAGAAGATGTGCAGGCACGCTATCCTTCTCTGCCTTACGATTTTACCGCCAGCGATAACGGTCTGCCGATTATTCAGACACCCCAAGGGGCAAAGAACCCCATTCAAGTGTCCGCCGACATCCTCAAAAAACTTGGCGCAAGAGCCGAAAGTACTCTGGGTGGCGAGTTAGCCGGTGTGGTGATTACCGTGCCAGCTTACTTTGATGATGCTCAGCGTCAAGGCACAAAAGATGCGGCTAATCTCGCCGGTTTGCATGTGCTACGTCTATTGAATGAACCAACAGCGGCTGCGATCGCTTATGGTTTAGACAGCGGTCAAGAGGGCATTATTGCCGTTTATGATCTTGGTGGAGGCACGTTTGATATCTCTATCTTACGTCTGTCTCGTGGCGTGTTTGAAGTGCTTGCGACTGGTGGAGACTCTGCGCTAGGTGGCGATGACTTTGACCACCTGATTGCCGATCATCTGCAGCAGCAAGTAGGTCTATCAACGTTGACTGTGCAACAACAACGCCAACTGTTGGATGCCGCGACTCAAGCCAAAATCGACTTGAGCAACAGCGAAGTGGCTGAGGTGAATGTACTGGGCTGGCAGGGCACACTGACGATAGATGAGTGTAATCAACTGATCCAACCGCTAGTGAAAAAGACGCTGATGTCCTGTCGTCGCGCATTGAAAGATGCTGAAGTGACTTCGGAAGACGTGTTGCAAGTCGTTATGGTAGGCGGTTCAACTCGTACGCGCTTAGTGAGAGAAATGGTCGGTGACTTCTTTGGTAAGACACCATTGACCAGTATCAATCCCGATGAAGTGGTGGCGATTGGCGCTGCAATCCAAGCCGACGTATTAGTGGGCAACAAGCCAGAGTCAGAAATGGTATTGCTTGACGTATTGCCGCTGTCGCTGGGTATTGAAACCATGGGCGGACTGGTTGAAAAGATCATTCCTCGCAATACCACCATTCCAGTCGCACGAGCTCAAGAGTTCACTACCTTTAAAGATGGTCAGACGGCGATGTCAGTACACGTGGTACAAGGTGAGCGTGAGATGGTTGAACACGGTCGCTCACTGGCTCGATTTTCGTTAAAAGGCATTCCACCGATGGCAGCAGGCGCAGCCCATGTTCGCGTTACCTATCAGGTTGATGCCGATGGTCTTTTGTCTGTGACTGCGATGGAAAAAAGCACTGGAGTTAAGTCAGATATTCAAGTCAAACCTTCATACGGACTCAGTGACAATGAAGTGAGTGATATGCTACAAGACTCGATGACTTATGCTCAAGACGACATGAATGCCCGTGCACTTGCTGAACAGCGAGTTGAAGCGGATCGTGTCATTGAAGGATTGATTGCTGCGCTGCAAGCCGATGGCGATGCACTGCTTGAAGAACAAGAAAAAGCGTCGTTGCTGCAAGCGATAGAATCCTTAATTGAATTACGCAATGGTGACGATACCGCTGCCATTGAACAAGGGATAAAAGATACTGATAAAGCGAGCCAAGAATTTGCTTCTCGACGCATGGATAAATCCATTCGTGAAGCCTTATCTGGTCAATCAGTCGATAATTTATAG
- the fdx gene encoding ISC system 2Fe-2S type ferredoxin, whose amino-acid sequence MPKIVVLPHDELCPEGAVLEAEAGQTVLDVALKNGIAIEHACEKSCACTTCHIVVREGFDSLDESDELEDDMLDKAWGLEPESRLGCQAKVTDEDLVVEIPKYTLNHASEDH is encoded by the coding sequence ATGCCAAAAATTGTTGTATTGCCTCATGATGAACTTTGCCCAGAAGGTGCTGTACTTGAAGCGGAAGCGGGTCAGACCGTATTGGATGTAGCGCTTAAAAATGGCATCGCTATTGAACATGCTTGTGAAAAATCATGCGCTTGTACCACATGCCACATTGTGGTCCGGGAGGGTTTTGACTCTCTGGATGAGAGCGATGAACTGGAAGATGACATGCTAGATAAAGCATGGGGGCTTGAGCCTGAATCTCGTCTCGGTTGTCAGGCAAAAGTGACGGATGAAGATCTCGTGGTCGAGATCCCAAAATATACACTAAATCACGCATCTGAAGACCACTAG
- the iscX gene encoding Fe-S cluster assembly protein IscX: MSLKWTDSRDIAIELCDQFPDMDPKTVRFTDLHKWITELEDFDDDPNRSNEKILEAVILCWLDEYD, from the coding sequence ATGAGCTTAAAATGGACCGATTCACGCGATATTGCCATTGAACTGTGTGACCAGTTTCCAGATATGGATCCAAAAACAGTTCGCTTTACTGATCTCCATAAGTGGATTACCGAGCTGGAAGACTTTGATGACGATCCAAATCGTTCTAATGAGAAGATTCTTGAAGCTGTGATTTTATGTTGGTTGGATGAATACGATTAA
- the pepB gene encoding aminopeptidase PepB — protein MSQIMSVFLSQESAAPQWGEKAIVSFSEQGATIHLGEGHDLGAIQRAARKLDSQGISKAELAGKDWDLESAWAFYQGYRNAKKSTSLTLPELSEADSKELDARIKSSDWTRDIINKSAEEVAPRQLATMAGEFIKSLAPEHVSYKIIKDKDLLTEGWEGIYAVGRGSERTSAMLQLDYNPTGDADAPVFACLVGKGITFDSGGYSLKPSNFMTAMKADMGGAGTITGGFALAILRGLNKRVKLILCCAENMVSGRALKLGDIITYKNGKTVEIMNTDAEGRLVLADGLIYASEQNPELIIDCATLTGAAKNALGNDYHAVMSFDDELTHQVLTNAQQEKEGLWPLPLADFHRGMLPSNFADLSNISTGDYSPGASTAAAFLSYFVTDYKKGWLHFDCAGTYRKSGTEKWAAGATGMGLRTLAKLLTSQAENCQ, from the coding sequence ATGTCCCAAATAATGTCAGTATTCCTTAGTCAGGAAAGTGCCGCTCCGCAATGGGGCGAAAAAGCGATCGTTTCATTTTCAGAACAAGGCGCGACTATCCATTTAGGTGAAGGGCATGACTTAGGTGCTATTCAGCGCGCTGCCCGTAAACTTGACTCGCAAGGTATCAGTAAAGCTGAGCTTGCCGGTAAAGATTGGGATCTTGAGTCTGCTTGGGCATTCTATCAAGGTTATCGCAATGCCAAAAAATCAACCTCATTAACACTTCCAGAACTCTCAGAAGCCGACAGCAAAGAGCTTGATGCCCGCATCAAATCATCGGATTGGACTCGTGACATCATCAACAAGAGCGCGGAAGAAGTGGCGCCTCGTCAGCTTGCAACGATGGCTGGTGAATTTATCAAATCTTTGGCACCTGAGCATGTCAGCTACAAGATTATTAAAGATAAAGATCTGCTAACCGAAGGTTGGGAAGGGATCTACGCAGTAGGTCGTGGTTCTGAGCGTACTTCAGCGATGCTGCAACTTGACTACAACCCAACGGGTGATGCCGATGCGCCGGTATTTGCTTGTCTTGTGGGTAAAGGGATCACTTTTGATTCCGGTGGTTATAGCCTAAAACCGTCCAACTTTATGACCGCGATGAAAGCGGACATGGGCGGTGCGGGAACCATTACAGGTGGTTTTGCATTGGCAATTCTTCGTGGTCTGAACAAGCGCGTTAAGCTTATTCTCTGCTGCGCTGAGAATATGGTGTCAGGTCGTGCGCTAAAGCTGGGTGATATTATCACTTACAAAAACGGTAAGACGGTTGAGATCATGAACACCGACGCTGAAGGTCGTCTTGTTCTTGCCGATGGTCTTATTTATGCCAGCGAACAGAATCCAGAATTGATCATCGATTGTGCCACGCTCACTGGTGCCGCAAAAAATGCATTAGGTAACGATTATCACGCCGTTATGTCATTTGATGATGAATTAACACATCAAGTGCTGACCAATGCTCAGCAAGAGAAAGAGGGTCTATGGCCATTGCCATTGGCAGATTTCCACCGTGGAATGTTGCCATCAAATTTTGCAGACCTCTCTAATATCTCAACGGGAGACTATTCACCGGGCGCAAGTACCGCCGCTGCATTCTTGTCTTACTTTGTGACTGACTACAAAAAAGGTTGGTTGCACTTTGACTGCGCAGGTACTTACCGTAAGTCAGGGACTGAAAAGTGGGCGGCAGGTGCAACGGGTATGGGACTTCGTACCCTTGCTAAGCTACTGACGTCACAAGCAGAAAACTGTCAATAA
- the ndk gene encoding nucleoside-diphosphate kinase, with the protein MGLERTFSIVKPDAVKRNLIGEIYHRIEQAGLSIIAAKMVHLTDEQAKGFYAEHEGKPFFNDLRDFMTSGPIMVQVLEGEDAIARYRELMGKTNPEEAACGSIRADYALSMRHNSVHGSDSPESAAREIEFFFPTQEICPRS; encoded by the coding sequence ATGGGTCTAGAAAGAACTTTTTCAATCGTAAAACCAGATGCGGTAAAACGTAACCTTATTGGTGAAATTTACCATCGTATTGAGCAAGCGGGTCTGAGCATTATCGCGGCGAAAATGGTTCATTTAACTGATGAGCAAGCCAAGGGCTTTTATGCTGAGCATGAAGGTAAACCCTTCTTTAACGATCTGCGTGATTTCATGACATCAGGTCCAATTATGGTTCAGGTACTGGAAGGCGAAGATGCGATTGCACGCTACCGCGAACTGATGGGGAAAACGAACCCAGAAGAAGCGGCATGTGGCAGTATCAGAGCGGATTATGCTCTGAGTATGAGACATAACTCCGTACATGGTTCAGACAGTCCAGAATCTGCGGCGAGAGAAATTGAATTTTTCTTCCCAACTCAAGAGATTTGCCCGCGATCTTAA
- a CDS encoding bifunctional tRNA (adenosine(37)-C2)-methyltransferase TrmG/ribosomal RNA large subunit methyltransferase RlmN, with translation MTTQKVNLLDFDRKGLRQFFQEELGEKAFRADQVMKWIYHFGCDDFEQMTNLNKKLREKLIRVAEIKAPTVSEAQHSSDGTIKWAMRVGDQDVETVYIPDDDRATLCVSSQVGCALECKFCSTAQQGFNRNLKVSEIIGQVWRAAREVGLEKDKGRRPITNVVMMGMGEPLLNMKNLMPALELMLDDLGFGLSKRRVTVSTSGVVSGLDQMTGEIDVALAISLHAPNDKLRSEIMPINDRWDIDAFLASVRRYIASSNANRGKVTVEYVLLDHVNDDMDHARELAELLKDTPAKINLIPFNPYPGSPYKKPSNSRIDRFMKTLMQYDYTVTVRKTRGDDIDAACGQLVGDVIDRTKRTKQLAQQQLAQEKGEEIPVKSVS, from the coding sequence ATGACCACACAAAAAGTTAATCTACTCGATTTTGATCGCAAAGGCTTGCGACAGTTTTTCCAAGAAGAGCTAGGTGAAAAAGCCTTTAGAGCTGATCAAGTGATGAAGTGGATCTATCACTTCGGTTGTGATGACTTCGAACAGATGACTAACCTCAATAAAAAGCTGCGCGAGAAATTGATTCGTGTTGCTGAGATCAAAGCGCCTACTGTTTCTGAAGCGCAACACTCTTCCGATGGCACCATCAAATGGGCGATGCGCGTGGGTGATCAAGATGTAGAGACGGTTTATATTCCTGATGATGACCGCGCAACGTTATGTGTTTCCTCTCAGGTAGGTTGTGCATTGGAGTGTAAATTTTGCTCAACGGCTCAGCAGGGTTTTAACCGCAACTTAAAAGTGTCTGAAATCATTGGTCAGGTCTGGCGTGCAGCGCGCGAGGTCGGCTTAGAAAAAGATAAGGGTCGTCGTCCAATCACCAACGTTGTTATGATGGGGATGGGTGAGCCGCTACTGAACATGAAGAACCTAATGCCAGCGCTTGAGCTTATGCTTGATGATCTTGGCTTTGGTTTGTCAAAACGTCGTGTCACAGTCTCCACTTCTGGTGTTGTTTCTGGGCTGGATCAAATGACTGGCGAGATCGATGTTGCCTTGGCGATTTCTCTGCATGCGCCCAATGACAAATTGCGTAGCGAAATCATGCCGATCAATGATCGCTGGGATATTGATGCATTCTTAGCTTCGGTTCGTCGCTATATTGCTTCGTCAAATGCAAACAGAGGTAAGGTAACGGTAGAGTATGTCTTGCTTGATCATGTTAATGATGACATGGACCATGCACGCGAATTGGCTGAGCTATTAAAAGATACGCCAGCTAAAATCAACCTGATTCCATTTAATCCGTACCCAGGTTCGCCTTATAAAAAACCGAGCAATTCACGTATTGATCGCTTTATGAAGACATTGATGCAATACGATTATACGGTGACGGTTCGTAAGACTCGTGGTGATGATATTGATGCGGCATGTGGTCAACTAGTTGGTGATGTTATCGACCGTACCAAACGCACTAAGCAGTTAGCTCAACAACAGTTAGCTCAGGAAAAGGGTGAAGAAATACCAGTGAAGTCGGTTTCTTAA
- the rodZ gene encoding cytoskeleton protein RodZ translates to MSTDQNTQIDNNDSETEFVPAGVLLKQKREALGLTQKQIADRLRLRVAIIQKIEEDEFDGEQVATFTRGYLRSYAKAVGVDETLVLGAISPDEASSQVHEQPMQSFSKKTNKEKHDSRIMKLTWGILVVIIGISSVWWFQNQQKDTLSEIAVNPDSDIPSEPSIEPLNPVQVNTLQVEPSSNDALSQPQPPTGQEPTALSTQDATAPQAPSVIEVPQGTEEAATTADIQPEPVAVTEVVDETPVPEGMTKITMTFTGDCWIQVKDANGKTVVTGIKKTGENVDINGKAPFKVILGAPEQVSMTFASEPVDLSGYTSGKVARFTLP, encoded by the coding sequence ATGAGTACTGACCAAAATACCCAAATCGACAACAATGATAGTGAAACTGAATTTGTACCAGCAGGTGTGTTGCTCAAGCAGAAGCGTGAAGCTTTAGGGCTGACACAGAAGCAAATTGCTGATCGACTTCGTTTGCGTGTCGCTATCATACAAAAAATTGAAGAAGACGAGTTTGATGGTGAACAAGTCGCGACATTTACGCGCGGCTATCTACGCTCGTATGCTAAGGCGGTAGGTGTTGATGAGACACTGGTATTAGGTGCGATTTCACCTGATGAAGCCAGCTCTCAAGTTCACGAGCAGCCGATGCAGAGCTTTTCTAAAAAGACCAACAAAGAGAAACACGATAGCCGTATAATGAAACTCACTTGGGGCATTCTGGTGGTGATTATTGGTATTTCATCGGTTTGGTGGTTTCAAAATCAACAAAAAGATACCTTGAGCGAGATTGCGGTTAACCCTGACAGTGACATTCCATCAGAGCCGAGCATTGAGCCGTTAAATCCAGTTCAAGTGAACACTTTACAAGTCGAGCCAAGTTCAAACGATGCGCTTTCTCAGCCTCAACCGCCAACCGGTCAAGAACCTACCGCTTTATCCACGCAAGATGCAACTGCTCCGCAAGCACCGTCAGTAATTGAGGTTCCGCAGGGCACAGAAGAGGCGGCAACGACAGCAGACATTCAACCTGAGCCGGTTGCCGTTACCGAAGTGGTTGACGAAACACCAGTGCCTGAAGGCATGACAAAAATCACCATGACGTTTACTGGCGACTGTTGGATCCAAGTTAAAGATGCGAATGGCAAAACTGTCGTCACTGGCATCAAAAAAACCGGTGAAAATGTCGATATTAATGGTAAAGCGCCATTTAAAGTGATTTTAGGTGCGCCAGAACAGGTTTCGATGACATTTGCGAGTGAACCTGTCGACCTTTCTGGTTATACTTCGGGTAAAGTTGCACGATTCACTTTACCTTAG
- the ispG gene encoding flavodoxin-dependent (E)-4-hydroxy-3-methylbut-2-enyl-diphosphate synthase, with the protein MHQESPIKRRKSTRIYVGDVPIGDGAPIAVQSMTNTRTTDVAATVAQIKALENVGADIVRVSVPTMEAAEAFRQIKQQVAIPLVADIHFDYRIALKVAEYGVDCLRINPGNIGKEDRIRAVVDCARDNNIPIRIGVNGGSLEKDIQMKYGEPTPEALVESAMRHVDILDRLNFDQFKVSVKASDVFLAVDSYRLLAQKIDQPLHLGITEAGGARAGAVKSSVGLGMLLAEGIGDTLRISLAADPVEEIKVGFDILKSLRIRSRGINFIACPSCSRQEFDVIGTVNALEQRLEDIITPMDVSIIGCVVNGPGEAEVSHLGLAGSNRKSAFYQDGIRQKERFDNDDLVNQLETKIRAKASMMDENNRIEVNQVEDK; encoded by the coding sequence ATGCATCAGGAATCACCTATTAAACGTCGTAAATCGACAAGGATTTACGTGGGCGATGTGCCAATTGGCGACGGCGCTCCTATCGCAGTTCAGTCCATGACCAACACTCGCACCACAGATGTGGCGGCGACTGTCGCTCAGATCAAAGCGCTTGAGAATGTGGGTGCAGATATCGTTCGCGTCTCTGTTCCGACGATGGAAGCGGCTGAAGCTTTCCGACAAATCAAGCAGCAAGTTGCGATCCCACTGGTCGCGGACATCCACTTTGACTACCGTATTGCATTAAAAGTTGCAGAATACGGTGTGGATTGCTTGCGTATCAACCCAGGTAATATCGGTAAAGAAGACCGTATCCGTGCAGTTGTGGATTGTGCACGAGATAACAATATTCCTATCCGTATTGGTGTTAACGGCGGCTCATTGGAAAAAGATATCCAAATGAAGTACGGCGAACCCACGCCGGAAGCCTTGGTTGAATCAGCCATGCGTCATGTTGATATTCTAGACCGACTCAACTTTGATCAGTTTAAGGTCAGTGTTAAGGCATCCGATGTGTTCTTGGCCGTTGACTCTTATCGCTTACTGGCACAAAAAATTGATCAACCCCTGCACTTAGGAATTACTGAGGCGGGTGGGGCGAGAGCTGGTGCAGTAAAATCCTCGGTTGGTTTGGGGATGCTGTTGGCGGAAGGTATTGGTGATACATTGCGTATTTCTTTGGCCGCTGATCCAGTAGAAGAGATCAAAGTCGGTTTTGATATTCTAAAATCACTTCGTATTCGCTCGCGCGGTATTAACTTCATCGCTTGTCCGAGTTGTTCTCGTCAAGAGTTTGATGTCATTGGCACCGTGAACGCGCTTGAGCAGCGTCTAGAAGATATTATCACCCCAATGGATGTGTCGATTATTGGCTGTGTGGTGAATGGTCCGGGTGAAGCGGAAGTGTCCCACCTTGGCTTGGCTGGCAGCAATCGTAAAAGTGCATTTTACCAAGATGGCATTCGTCAAAAAGAACGA